Proteins encoded together in one Xenopus laevis strain J_2021 chromosome 6L, Xenopus_laevis_v10.1, whole genome shotgun sequence window:
- the nrsn1.L gene encoding neurensin 1 L homeolog, giving the protein MSSCADICGSKQPQNTPEGIYHRYGVRSYLHQFYEDCTASIWEYDDDFQIQRSPSRWSSAFWKVGLILGIILMLAGLTVLSVGFLVPPKIEAFGEDDFVVVDSHAIQFNGALDICKLSGAILFCIGGTTLAACLLMSAFAKSYSKEEKYLQQKFKERIADLKAHVHPVTKAPAPGEAKIPVTLSKVQNVQPSSET; this is encoded by the exons ATGAGTTCATGTGCTGACATCTGTGGGTCCAAACAACCTCAAAATACTCCAGAAGGAATATACCATCGTTATGGAGTTCGGTCCTACCTCCACCAGTTTTATGAGGACTGCACAGCTTCAATCTGGGAATATGATGATGATTTTCAGATCCAGAGATCGCCTAGTAGGTGGAGCTCTGCTTTCTGGAAG GTCGGACTCATATTGGGCATTATCCTCATGCTGGCGGGTCTAACGGTGCTTTCAGTGGGGTTTCTAGTACCACCTAAAATCGAAGCTTTTGGGGAAGATGATTTTGTGGTCGTGGATAGCCACGCCATTCAGTTCAACGGAGCCCTTGATATCTGTAAGTTATCAGGGGCCATTTTGTTCTGCATTGGAGGAACTACACTGGCTGCATGTCTTTTGATGTCTGCCTTTGCTAAAAGTTACTCCAAAGAAGAAAAGTACCTTCAacaaaaatttaaagaaagaatagCAGACCTAAAAGCTCACGTTCATCCAGTGACAAAGGCCCCAGCTCCAGGAGAAGCAAAGATACCCGTCACTTTGTCCAAAGTTCAAAATGTCCAGCCTTCATCAGAAACCTGA